The following proteins come from a genomic window of Chryseobacterium glaciei:
- a CDS encoding TCR/Tet family MFS transporter yields MENSRKKAAIGFIFITLLIDITGWGIIIPVVPKLIEELIHADISEAAKYGGWLGFAYAFTQFIFSPVVGNLSDKYGRRPIILISLFGFAIDYIFLALAPTIWWLFLGRIIAGITGASVTTASAYIADISTDEDRAKNFGLIGAAFGLGFIIGPVLGGVLGHYGARVPFYAAAGLCLLNFLYGYFILPESLDKDKRREFNWKRANPVGSFKFLGKHPEISGLIVALILIYIAGHAVQSNWSFFTMYKFSWTERMVGISLGVVGLLVGLVQGVLIRWTTPRLGEHKSIYYGLALYALGMLLFAFATEGWMMFAFLIPYCLGGICGPALQSVITKSVPANEQGELQGALTSLMSATSIVGPPMMTNLFYYFTHDEAPFKFSGAPFFLAFLLMTASVVATYYAFQKNKIKK; encoded by the coding sequence ATGGAAAATTCAAGGAAAAAAGCGGCCATAGGCTTTATATTTATTACGCTGTTAATTGACATTACAGGATGGGGAATTATCATTCCTGTTGTTCCCAAATTGATTGAGGAACTTATTCATGCAGATATAAGTGAAGCCGCTAAATATGGTGGCTGGCTAGGTTTTGCGTATGCTTTTACTCAATTTATATTTTCACCCGTTGTTGGAAATTTAAGTGATAAATATGGACGAAGACCTATTATTTTGATCTCCCTTTTCGGTTTTGCGATTGATTATATTTTCCTTGCGTTAGCTCCCACAATTTGGTGGCTCTTTTTAGGACGGATCATTGCGGGAATCACCGGAGCGAGCGTCACAACGGCCAGTGCTTACATTGCGGATATTTCTACGGATGAAGACCGAGCGAAAAATTTTGGTTTAATTGGTGCCGCTTTTGGCTTAGGTTTCATTATCGGACCTGTTTTGGGTGGTGTTTTAGGACATTATGGAGCGAGGGTTCCGTTCTACGCTGCGGCAGGTTTATGTCTGCTTAATTTCCTTTACGGATACTTCATTCTCCCGGAAAGTTTAGATAAAGATAAACGTAGAGAATTTAATTGGAAACGTGCAAATCCTGTCGGTTCATTTAAGTTTTTAGGAAAACACCCTGAAATTTCAGGATTAATTGTTGCCTTGATTTTAATTTATATTGCAGGACACGCTGTACAGAGCAACTGGAGTTTCTTTACCATGTACAAATTCAGTTGGACAGAAAGAATGGTCGGAATTTCCCTCGGTGTAGTCGGATTATTGGTTGGATTGGTTCAGGGAGTTTTAATACGATGGACGACCCCAAGATTAGGTGAACATAAAAGTATTTATTACGGATTAGCATTATACGCACTCGGAATGTTGTTATTTGCTTTTGCTACAGAAGGCTGGATGATGTTTGCATTCTTAATACCTTATTGTTTAGGTGGAATTTGCGGCCCGGCTCTTCAGTCCGTAATCACGAAAAGTGTTCCGGCAAACGAGCAGGGCGAACTTCAGGGAGCATTAACGAGTTTAATGAGTGCGACATCTATTGTCGGTCCTCCGATGATGACGAATCTATTTTACTATTTCACGCATGATGAAGCACCTTTTAAATTCTCAGGAGCACCATTCTTCTTAGCGTTTCTATTGATGACGGCGAGTGTAGTTGCAACTTATTACGCTTTTCAAAAAAATAAAATTAAGAAGTAA
- a CDS encoding tetratricopeptide repeat protein: MKKHLLILALAFSSLNFYAQDAKMAEECFKKADYKCAEEQYSKLAEKEQIQKFQSDYYNNLGTSQRRLGKTALAFKSYEAALRANPLSASVYANLASLNSQRGSKAKALEYIDKGLQIEPENVDMYLTRSKIYESQGKKDLALKDLNQILSFAADNIYAKTGLANLKKNSGDLEGALKDYNQLISEKPESLLYNGRADVYLKLKKSKEALVDVNKAISIDPKFSQSYVTKALILFDAAKPKEACTTLDKAVSLGYEKGLLADYYAKCKAPAK; the protein is encoded by the coding sequence ATGAAAAAACATTTATTAATTCTGGCATTAGCCTTTTCCTCATTAAATTTTTATGCTCAGGATGCCAAAATGGCTGAAGAATGCTTTAAAAAAGCAGACTACAAATGTGCAGAAGAGCAATATTCTAAACTTGCTGAAAAAGAACAGATTCAGAAATTTCAATCTGATTATTATAATAACTTAGGAACGTCACAGAGAAGATTAGGAAAGACCGCTTTGGCTTTTAAATCCTATGAAGCTGCCTTGAGAGCAAATCCTTTGTCCGCTTCTGTTTATGCAAATTTAGCTTCATTAAACAGCCAGAGAGGAAGCAAGGCAAAAGCGCTGGAATACATTGATAAAGGTCTTCAGATAGAACCTGAAAATGTTGATATGTATTTAACGCGTTCTAAAATTTATGAAAGTCAAGGGAAAAAGGATCTGGCTTTAAAAGATTTAAACCAAATTTTAAGTTTTGCGGCAGATAATATTTATGCAAAAACAGGATTAGCTAATCTGAAAAAAAATAGCGGTGATCTGGAAGGTGCTTTAAAAGATTATAATCAATTGATCTCCGAAAAACCCGAATCTCTTTTATACAACGGAAGAGCCGACGTTTATCTTAAATTAAAAAAATCTAAAGAAGCTCTTGTTGATGTTAACAAAGCGATTTCAATAGATCCTAAATTTTCTCAGTCTTATGTTACAAAAGCTTTGATCTTGTTTGATGCTGCAAAGCCGAAAGAAGCATGCACAACCTTAGATAAAGCTGTAAGTTTAGGATATGAAAAAGGTCTTCTTGCGGATTATTATGCAAAATGTAAAGCTCCTGCAAAATAA
- a CDS encoding YihY/virulence factor BrkB family protein, which produces MNLKIPTFILKIQDFFDDIHIPVLGISLWQMFQIYITGVFKGKIGRKAASISWSFTLSLFPFLLFLLSVLPYMPHYDKLQFYIFEVLIHNVFPSHMENEVRGYIENNIIPNMKGISNLTIVLALVFATNGTFSLINGFNENSDEKLTDVKEFILSFFITIGFIIIVFLALFGVYYVEVVMKLFAPVDNVSWLVKNLSSIIGFVSFPLFYFILLTLFYWLGTVKIARFRQAVPGAILTTVLFVVTTYFFALYVKNIARYNVLYGSIGSMILLMVWVNVNVYLLLFGNELNMALRKLRVEKLLSDELRKEDLRGYSNDND; this is translated from the coding sequence ATGAATCTTAAAATTCCCACATTCATTCTAAAAATTCAAGATTTCTTTGATGATATACACATTCCTGTGTTGGGTATTTCGCTGTGGCAGATGTTTCAGATTTATATTACAGGAGTTTTTAAAGGGAAAATTGGACGAAAGGCAGCATCAATTTCATGGAGTTTTACATTAAGTTTATTCCCGTTTCTTCTCTTTTTGCTGTCGGTTTTGCCATATATGCCTCATTATGATAAACTTCAGTTTTATATTTTTGAAGTATTGATTCACAATGTTTTTCCGTCACACATGGAAAATGAAGTGAGAGGATATATTGAAAATAATATCATTCCTAATATGAAGGGAATCAGTAATTTGACGATTGTTTTAGCCTTGGTTTTTGCAACAAACGGAACATTTTCTCTCATCAATGGATTTAATGAAAATTCTGATGAAAAATTAACGGATGTAAAAGAATTTATTCTGTCATTTTTTATCACAATTGGCTTTATAATAATAGTTTTTCTGGCTCTTTTCGGCGTTTATTATGTGGAAGTTGTAATGAAATTATTCGCTCCGGTTGATAATGTCTCGTGGTTGGTGAAAAACCTATCCAGTATTATCGGATTTGTATCATTTCCATTATTTTACTTTATTCTTCTAACATTATTTTATTGGTTGGGAACCGTGAAAATCGCAAGATTCAGACAGGCTGTTCCGGGAGCGATTCTTACGACTGTTTTATTTGTTGTTACGACTTATTTTTTCGCGCTGTATGTTAAAAATATTGCCAGATATAACGTTTTATACGGATCGATTGGAAGTATGATTTTACTGATGGTCTGGGTAAATGTAAACGTCTATCTTCTTCTGTTTGGAAACGAACTGAATATGGCTCTTAGAAAATTAAGAGTGGAGAAGCTGTTGTCTGATGAGCTTAGAAAAGAGGATTTACGTGGCTATTCTAATGATAATGATTAA
- the secD gene encoding protein translocase subunit SecD: MQGKGLITIVAIVLGLICLNELLPTWYASKIEKQATAVAGDNPEKYQKEITRLSKDTLNLGFTKLYYTKAKDKEMKLGLDLKGGINVLLEINQRDLVNDLTNYSTNPVLIEALNKTDEAQKSSTKSYIDNFFDQFDAVNTAKGTNLKLADPEIFGNTNLSEIKYNTSDEQVKSIIKRRIDLSVGTAFEVIRTRIDKMGAVQPNVQRVPGTARISVEMPGMKDIDKVKKMLQTSAKLQFWEVQQAPEVYPYFQTLATMIAVKGDSMGVAKNVNFMNIMQGGKSMSQSAVGSVKLSDTATVNKILNSKVGQSLRPSNIKYTQFLWGYKPEATDTESLVLYAIRGNINQKAPVDGAVETASISYDELSRVVVDMQMDSKGAKEWKTLTEKNVGKPVAVTLDGRVYTAPNVVGAIPNGRTQISGNFSQEEAKELVDVLGAGKLPAGAKVVQATVVGPSLGQESIDAGVISFAIAFLIIIVYIIFYYGGAGVYAVIAMIINLFYIFGIMDSGDFTLTLPGIAGIVLTMAMAVDTNVIIYERTKEELFAGKSILEAYKDGFKHALSAIVDGHLTTLLTAGVLFLFGTGPIKGFALTLGIGILMTFFTSVLLSRVMIFSRLNKGKQLSVWTAPTKNLFRNTWIDFIGKRKYAYIISAVLTVVCIASIAIHGFKYGIDFTGGRNYVVRFDKAVNAEDVEQNLVKVFKTEDGKNSSVEAKTFGNDMQLKISTDYLIEDESLKADQTVEQKLYEGLKSSLPANVTLHDFKSADKEHAGIISSEKVGPTVADDIKTHGILAVVAALGGIFLYILLRFRKWQFSLGAVAALFHDAVIILGAYSLLHKYMPFNMEINQDFVAAILTVLGYSINDTVIIFDRIREYLREKKALTLAGLFDDSISSTLGRTFNTSFTTILVILAIFIFGGDNLRGFMFAMLIGIGFGTYSSIFIASAIAYDFLKSGKEDEVHGKTTTTKEVLASK; encoded by the coding sequence ATGCAAGGAAAAGGACTTATTACAATTGTTGCTATTGTACTAGGGTTAATTTGCTTAAATGAGCTATTACCAACTTGGTACGCCAGCAAAATTGAAAAGCAGGCAACTGCTGTTGCAGGAGACAATCCGGAAAAGTATCAGAAAGAGATTACAAGGCTTTCTAAAGATACACTGAACCTGGGATTCACAAAACTTTATTACACTAAAGCCAAAGACAAGGAAATGAAACTTGGTCTTGACTTGAAAGGAGGGATTAACGTTCTTTTGGAGATCAACCAAAGAGATTTGGTGAACGATCTTACAAATTATTCTACAAACCCTGTTCTTATCGAGGCTTTAAACAAGACTGATGAAGCTCAGAAGAGTTCCACAAAATCTTACATCGACAATTTCTTTGATCAGTTTGATGCTGTAAACACAGCAAAAGGAACAAATCTTAAACTTGCAGATCCGGAAATTTTCGGAAATACAAATTTATCTGAGATTAAATACAATACTTCTGATGAGCAGGTAAAAAGCATCATTAAGAGAAGAATTGATCTTTCTGTAGGTACAGCTTTTGAGGTGATCAGAACCAGAATCGATAAAATGGGTGCAGTGCAGCCAAACGTTCAGAGAGTACCTGGTACGGCAAGAATTTCTGTTGAAATGCCTGGTATGAAGGATATCGATAAGGTGAAGAAAATGCTTCAGACTTCTGCAAAACTTCAGTTCTGGGAAGTACAACAAGCTCCTGAAGTTTATCCTTATTTCCAAACATTAGCTACAATGATCGCTGTAAAAGGTGATTCTATGGGAGTTGCCAAGAATGTCAACTTCATGAATATCATGCAGGGTGGGAAATCTATGAGCCAAAGTGCTGTTGGAAGTGTAAAATTATCTGATACAGCTACTGTAAACAAAATCTTGAACAGCAAAGTAGGACAGTCTTTACGTCCTTCAAATATTAAATATACACAGTTCCTTTGGGGTTACAAACCTGAAGCTACAGATACTGAAAGTTTAGTATTGTATGCAATCAGAGGTAACATCAACCAAAAAGCTCCTGTAGACGGTGCTGTTGAAACTGCAAGTATTAGCTATGATGAGTTAAGCAGAGTAGTAGTAGACATGCAAATGGATTCTAAAGGTGCTAAAGAATGGAAAACATTAACTGAGAAAAACGTTGGTAAACCGGTTGCTGTAACATTGGATGGTAGAGTTTATACTGCGCCAAACGTTGTAGGCGCAATTCCTAACGGTAGAACTCAGATCTCTGGTAACTTCTCTCAGGAAGAAGCTAAAGAATTGGTTGACGTTCTGGGAGCTGGTAAATTACCTGCAGGTGCAAAAGTGGTTCAGGCTACTGTTGTAGGACCTTCATTAGGACAAGAGTCTATTGATGCCGGGGTTATTTCATTTGCTATTGCATTCTTGATTATTATCGTTTATATCATTTTCTATTACGGTGGTGCAGGTGTGTACGCTGTAATTGCAATGATTATTAACTTATTCTATATTTTCGGAATCATGGATTCCGGAGACTTTACATTAACACTTCCTGGTATCGCGGGTATCGTTCTTACAATGGCCATGGCCGTGGATACGAACGTTATTATCTACGAAAGAACGAAGGAAGAATTATTTGCAGGGAAAAGCATTTTAGAAGCTTATAAAGATGGTTTCAAACATGCATTAAGTGCAATTGTTGATGGTCACTTAACGACGTTATTAACGGCAGGTGTACTATTCTTATTCGGAACAGGTCCTATTAAAGGATTTGCTTTAACGTTAGGAATTGGTATCTTAATGACATTCTTTACTTCAGTATTACTTTCAAGAGTAATGATCTTCTCAAGATTGAATAAAGGAAAACAACTTTCTGTTTGGACAGCTCCAACGAAAAACCTATTCAGAAATACTTGGATCGATTTCATCGGGAAAAGAAAATATGCATATATCATTTCTGCTGTATTAACAGTTGTTTGTATTGCTTCAATCGCAATCCACGGATTTAAATACGGAATCGACTTTACAGGTGGTAGAAACTACGTTGTAAGATTCGATAAAGCAGTAAATGCTGAGGATGTTGAACAGAACTTAGTAAAAGTTTTCAAAACTGAAGACGGTAAAAACTCTTCTGTTGAAGCTAAAACTTTTGGAAACGACATGCAGTTAAAGATCTCTACTGATTACCTTATCGAAGACGAATCTTTAAAAGCTGACCAGACTGTAGAACAGAAATTATACGAAGGTTTAAAATCAAGCTTACCGGCTAATGTAACATTACATGATTTCAAATCTGCGGATAAAGAACATGCAGGAATTATTTCTTCTGAAAAAGTAGGACCTACAGTTGCAGATGATATCAAAACTCATGGTATTCTTGCAGTAGTAGCTGCTTTGGGAGGTATTTTCTTATACATCTTATTAAGATTTAGAAAATGGCAATTCTCATTAGGTGCTGTTGCAGCATTGTTCCATGATGCGGTTATTATCTTGGGAGCTTATTCATTGCTTCACAAGTATATGCCTTTCAACATGGAGATCAATCAGGATTTCGTTGCGGCGATTCTTACCGTATTGGGTTATTCAATTAACGATACCGTTATTATCTTCGATAGAATTAGAGAGTATTTAAGAGAGAAGAAAGCTTTAACATTAGCTGGATTATTCGATGACTCTATTTCTAGTACATTAGGTAGAACGTTCAACACTTCATTTACAACAATCCTTGTAATTTTAGCAATCTTCATCTTCGGTGGAGATAACCTAAGAGGATTTATGTTTGCAATGTTGATTGGTATTGGATTCGGTACGTATTCATCCATATTCATTGCTTCGGCAATTGCGTATGACTTCCTTAAATCTGGAAAAGAAGATGAAGTACACGGAAAAACAACTACGACTAAAGAAGTACTTGCTTCAAAATAA
- a CDS encoding 23S rRNA (pseudouridine(1915)-N(3))-methyltransferase RlmH, with product MRINLLCIGKTDDKEITSLINYYLTRLPKHWNFEIIEIPDVKNAKNLSPDLLKKEEAKLFSNHIDKNDLVVILDEKGKQFTSREFSQKIDTWMNSSVKKIHILIGGAYGFSDEIYTRANEKMSLSKMTFTHQMIRLFIVEQLYRADQILQGKPYHND from the coding sequence ATGCGTATCAATTTACTCTGCATTGGCAAAACGGATGATAAAGAAATTACTTCTTTGATCAATTATTACCTTACTCGCCTTCCCAAACATTGGAATTTTGAAATTATAGAAATTCCTGATGTAAAAAACGCCAAAAACCTTTCTCCTGATCTTTTGAAAAAAGAAGAAGCAAAGCTATTCTCTAATCATATCGACAAAAATGATTTGGTTGTAATTTTAGACGAAAAAGGAAAACAATTTACAAGCAGAGAATTTTCACAAAAAATAGATACCTGGATGAATTCTTCAGTGAAAAAAATTCACATTTTGATTGGTGGAGCTTATGGTTTTTCGGATGAAATTTACACCAGAGCAAACGAAAAAATGTCATTATCTAAAATGACATTTACGCACCAGATGATCCGGTTATTTATCGTTGAACAATTGTATCGTGCAGACCAGATTTTGCAGGGAAAACCTTATCATAATGATTGA
- a CDS encoding phosphatase PAP2 family protein: MEEIIQEDKKVFLFLNNLGNSSFDQFWMLISSTWIWVPLYIIFLYFLYKNYKLRSLVFILIFIAIGATVSDQLASVFKFGVARLRPCHDPTLEHHMRIVKCGGQFGFYSAHASNTFFLATYLSILLKKKLNWFPYAIFVWAVVVAYSRIYLGVHFPIDILVGAFVGLLLGVIFGALAKKVINKQNITS, translated from the coding sequence ATGGAAGAAATTATTCAGGAAGATAAGAAGGTCTTTTTGTTTCTCAATAATTTGGGAAATTCTTCTTTTGATCAGTTTTGGATGCTGATCTCCAGCACTTGGATCTGGGTTCCGCTTTACATTATATTTCTTTACTTTTTATATAAAAATTACAAACTAAGATCTTTAGTTTTTATTCTCATATTTATAGCAATTGGAGCTACGGTTTCCGACCAGTTGGCGAGTGTTTTCAAATTTGGTGTGGCGAGATTAAGACCTTGTCATGACCCGACTTTAGAGCATCACATGAGAATCGTGAAATGTGGCGGGCAGTTCGGTTTCTATTCTGCGCATGCTTCCAACACCTTCTTTTTAGCAACATACTTAAGTATTTTATTAAAAAAGAAACTCAATTGGTTTCCTTATGCTATATTTGTGTGGGCTGTGGTGGTAGCATACAGCCGAATATATTTAGGTGTACATTTCCCGATAGATATTTTGGTGGGGGCGTTTGTTGGACTTTTATTGGGAGTGATATTTGGTGCACTTGCCAAAAAAGTAATCAATAAACAAAATATAACCTCATGA
- a CDS encoding Sec-independent protein translocase subunit TatA/TatB: MELSFGEMALIAVAIVVLFGPDKLPSIARDLGSGIRKMRGAVEDIKTEIMKETDNPVSEIKREIEKVKDAAKEYNPMKDVEKDFLPNPTESNELPKPKPADDETHEGPVSR; the protein is encoded by the coding sequence ATGGAATTAAGCTTTGGAGAAATGGCATTGATCGCAGTTGCGATTGTTGTATTATTCGGACCGGATAAACTTCCTTCGATAGCACGTGACTTAGGCTCGGGCATAAGAAAAATGCGTGGTGCAGTGGAAGATATCAAAACTGAGATAATGAAGGAAACAGATAACCCTGTTTCTGAAATAAAGCGTGAAATAGAGAAGGTAAAAGATGCCGCAAAAGAGTACAATCCAATGAAAGATGTGGAGAAAGACTTCTTACCGAATCCAACCGAATCCAATGAACTGCCTAAGCCAAAACCTGCCGATGACGAAACTCACGAAGGGCCTGTAAGCAGATAA
- the hemN gene encoding oxygen-independent coproporphyrinogen III oxidase: MNSLIDKYNIPGPRYTSYPTVPYWDESTFSPEKWKESVIRSFKESNAAEGISIYIHLPFCEALCTFCACHKRITKQHSVETPYLESVLKEWKLYLELFNEKPKLKELHLGGGTPTFFSPKNLKTLLEGIFESVEIAEHPEFSFEGHPNNTTKDHLQTLYDLGFRRVSFGVQDYDPKVQKAINRIQPFENVKNVTEWAKEIGYRGISHDLVFGLPHQSWEAMEHTIRKTMELKPDRLAFYSYAHVPWVKGVGQRGFDENDLPSGEEKRRLYEDGKKLLEDLGYIEVGMDHFSLEHDDLYQSLIQKKLHRNFMGYTSSNTQLMVGLGMSSISDSWYAFAQNVKTVEEYQKTVEEGEIPVVKGHILNEEDLIVRRHILNLMCQLETTFDAQNSFPELENAFEMLKEMEKDELVEIHDNQIKITEKGRAFTRNVAMVFDLRMMRNKPETRIFSMTI, from the coding sequence ATGAATTCTTTAATAGATAAATATAATATTCCGGGACCTCGTTACACGTCTTATCCTACTGTTCCTTATTGGGATGAGAGTACTTTTTCACCTGAAAAATGGAAGGAAAGTGTAATAAGGTCATTTAAGGAAAGTAATGCAGCGGAAGGAATTTCTATTTACATCCATTTGCCTTTTTGTGAGGCTTTGTGTACATTTTGCGCGTGCCACAAGCGTATTACAAAACAGCATAGTGTAGAAACACCTTATTTAGAAAGTGTTTTAAAAGAATGGAAGCTTTATCTGGAACTTTTTAATGAAAAACCAAAATTAAAAGAACTTCATTTAGGCGGAGGAACACCGACATTTTTCTCTCCTAAAAATTTAAAAACTTTATTGGAAGGTATCTTTGAAAGCGTGGAAATTGCAGAACATCCTGAGTTTTCTTTCGAAGGTCACCCAAATAATACAACGAAAGATCATCTTCAGACTTTATATGATTTAGGTTTCAGAAGAGTGAGTTTTGGAGTTCAGGATTATGATCCTAAAGTTCAGAAAGCGATCAACAGAATTCAGCCTTTTGAAAATGTGAAAAATGTGACAGAATGGGCTAAAGAGATTGGCTACAGAGGGATCAGTCACGATCTGGTTTTCGGACTTCCACATCAGAGTTGGGAAGCAATGGAACATACAATTCGTAAAACAATGGAATTAAAGCCTGACAGACTTGCTTTTTATTCTTACGCACACGTTCCATGGGTGAAAGGTGTTGGACAAAGAGGTTTCGACGAAAATGATCTCCCAAGCGGAGAAGAAAAACGCCGTTTATATGAAGATGGTAAGAAATTATTGGAAGATCTAGGATATATTGAAGTGGGAATGGATCATTTTTCTCTTGAACATGATGATCTGTACCAATCATTGATTCAGAAAAAGCTTCACAGAAACTTCATGGGATATACTTCGAGCAATACTCAATTGATGGTTGGTCTTGGAATGTCTTCTATTTCTGATTCTTGGTATGCTTTTGCTCAGAATGTAAAAACTGTGGAAGAGTATCAGAAGACGGTTGAAGAAGGCGAAATTCCGGTGGTAAAAGGGCATATCTTAAATGAAGAAGATTTGATTGTAAGAAGGCATATTTTGAATTTAATGTGTCAGCTTGAAACAACTTTCGATGCTCAAAACTCTTTCCCTGAGCTGGAAAATGCTTTTGAAATGCTTAAAGAAATGGAAAAAGATGAGTTGGTTGAAATTCATGATAATCAGATAAAAATTACCGAAAAAGGACGAGCATTTACAAGAAACGTTGCGATGGTTTTTGACCTTAGAATGATGAGAAATAAACCTGAGACTAGAATTTTCTCAATGACGATCTAG
- a CDS encoding tRNA (cytidine(34)-2'-O)-methyltransferase translates to MLNIVLVEPEIPNNTGNIGRLCVGTESKLHLIHPFGFIINDKNLKRSGLDYWVHLDVSEYANVDEWIQQVPDKSRVFLMSSHAEKSYLETDFQDGDWLVFGKESVGLSKDVLSRFDNHLTIPMSNLIRSFNIANSVAFVVGEAKRQIGLKV, encoded by the coding sequence ATGTTAAACATTGTTCTCGTAGAACCCGAAATACCGAATAATACAGGAAATATCGGACGATTATGCGTAGGTACGGAAAGTAAATTGCACCTAATTCATCCCTTTGGATTTATAATTAATGATAAAAATCTGAAACGTTCGGGCTTAGATTATTGGGTTCATCTTGATGTTTCAGAATATGCAAATGTTGATGAATGGATTCAACAAGTTCCCGATAAATCTCGAGTATTTTTAATGAGTTCACATGCTGAGAAATCCTATTTAGAAACTGATTTTCAGGACGGTGACTGGCTCGTTTTTGGGAAAGAAAGTGTCGGATTGAGTAAAGATGTTTTATCTCGTTTTGATAACCATTTAACGATCCCGATGTCAAATTTAATTAGAAGTTTTAATATTGCAAATTCAGTAGCTTTTGTGGTTGGTGAAGCAAAAAGACAGATAGGTTTAAAAGTCTAG
- a CDS encoding PQQ-dependent sugar dehydrogenase, which yields MKKLLFTASIFSSLILNSQTIILEEFATGLTAPVEITNANDSRLFVVQQNGMIKIIQPNGTINATNFLNISSKILYGGERGLLGLAFHPQYSTNGYFFVYYNNTAGNIIVARYTVTSDANVADPNSEKILLNIPKPFDNHNGGSIHFAPDGNLWIVTGDGGSGGDPNNNAQNKNSLLGKMLRIDVNATGAYNIPTGNPFIGLAVDGLDEIWAYGLRNAWKWSFDLTTGNAVIADVGQGQIEEINRIPLTQAGVNYGWRCYEGNTAYNTAGCASSSTMTFPVAVYDHSGGRCSITGGYVYRGTTYPTLQGKYIFSDYCTPQIGILDSGNSITWTTSFAGNNFSTFGEDSQKELYVAAVNNGKIFKIKTDASLSTNENNNLKQIKVYPNPASKKVFIDGLKDKNISAEIISSEGRKVLENAKINSDNSIDITGIPAGVYYINLKSGELKSYSQKLIIK from the coding sequence ATGAAAAAACTACTTTTTACGGCAAGTATTTTTTCTTCCTTAATCCTTAATTCTCAAACAATTATTTTGGAAGAATTTGCCACCGGACTTACGGCTCCGGTTGAGATTACAAACGCTAACGACAGTAGGCTTTTTGTCGTGCAACAGAACGGAATGATTAAAATTATTCAACCAAACGGGACAATTAATGCCACGAATTTTTTAAATATCAGTTCTAAAATTCTTTATGGCGGAGAAAGAGGACTTTTAGGTTTAGCATTCCACCCACAATACTCGACGAACGGGTATTTTTTTGTCTATTACAACAACACAGCTGGGAACATTATCGTTGCGAGATATACCGTAACTTCTGATGCAAATGTTGCAGATCCTAATTCTGAAAAGATTTTATTGAATATTCCAAAACCATTCGATAATCACAATGGCGGAAGTATTCATTTTGCACCTGACGGAAATTTATGGATCGTCACGGGAGACGGCGGAAGTGGCGGAGATCCTAACAACAACGCTCAAAACAAAAATTCTTTACTCGGAAAAATGTTGAGAATTGATGTTAATGCAACAGGAGCTTACAATATTCCGACCGGAAATCCTTTTATTGGCTTAGCGGTTGATGGTTTAGACGAAATCTGGGCTTACGGACTTAGAAATGCCTGGAAATGGTCTTTTGATCTTACAACAGGAAACGCAGTGATCGCAGATGTTGGACAGGGACAGATTGAAGAAATCAACAGAATCCCGCTCACACAGGCCGGAGTCAATTACGGATGGCGATGTTACGAAGGAAATACAGCTTATAACACAGCAGGTTGTGCCAGTTCTTCAACAATGACTTTTCCGGTTGCCGTTTATGATCATTCCGGAGGAAGATGTTCTATAACCGGAGGTTACGTTTATAGAGGAACTACCTATCCTACTCTTCAAGGGAAATATATTTTCAGTGATTATTGTACTCCACAGATCGGGATTTTAGATTCTGGAAATTCAATTACATGGACGACCTCATTTGCTGGTAATAATTTCTCAACTTTTGGAGAAGACAGTCAAAAAGAATTGTATGTTGCAGCGGTAAATAATGGAAAAATCTTTAAAATTAAAACAGATGCTTCTTTATCTACGAATGAAAATAATAATTTGAAGCAAATCAAAGTCTATCCGAATCCTGCTTCTAAAAAAGTTTTTATTGATGGTTTGAAAGATAAAAATATTTCCGCTGAAATTATAAGTTCAGAAGGAAGAAAAGTTCTTGAAAATGCAAAAATCAACAGCGATAACAGCATTGATATCACAGGAATTCCTGCAGGAGTTTATTATATTAATTTAAAATCCGGGGAGTTAAAATCTTACAGTCAGAAATTGATTATTAAATAA